Below is a genomic region from Parageobacillus toebii NBRC 107807.
GTTTTAAAATCATTAGGAAACTATTTAACTTCTGTATTTGCTATTTCCGGTGCCACCATATTAGGGGATGGGCAAGTAGCGCTTATTATCGACTGCAATGCGTTAATTAAATAATAGTGGTTTTAATTGGAAGGAGGAATGTAAGATGGTTGACGTTCAAGAGTCGGAATGGAAAGTGATTGTTTTTCAACTAAAAAATGAAGAATATGCACTCCCTGTTCAATACGTTCGTTCCATCGAAAAAATCCAACATATTACTCGAGTTCCGCGTACGGCGCATTATGTGAAAGGAGTTATTAATTTACGTGGTGTAGTAACACCGATTATTGACTTGAGAGAACGATTTGGTTTTCCTTCTTCCCCTTATTCCGAACAAACGCGCATTATTATTGTTGCGCTTCAAGATATAGAAGTTGGGTTGATTGTCGATGCTGCTAACGATGTGCTTGATATACCCGCGTCAAGCATCGAACCGCCTCCAGAAGCGATTGGTGCTGTGGAAGTGGATTATATTCATGGGGTAGCAAAGGTAGGAAAAAGATTGCTTATTTTGCTCAATTTAGAGAAAGCGTTGGAAACATAATGCCATTGTCGGGAAAGCTTTGCTTTTATCGAGAGGAGTTATAAAATGATGGAACATATCAACAAATTAAGTGGCACCCATATTGATATTTTAAAAGAAATCGGCAATATCGGGGCAGGGAATGCAGCAACAGCCTTATCAAAACTATTAAATAAAAAAATTGAAATGGCTGTTCCATATGTTCAAATTGCTACATTTGATGAAGTAATGGAGCTTATTGGCGGTGCGGAACAAGTAGTAGCATGTGTGTATTTGAGGATTGAAGGAGATGCTCCGGGAAATATGTTTTTTGTACTTTCATTGGCACAGGCAGAGCGGTTTATACGTCAAATGACGGGGGATGAGACGTTTACGTTTGATTCACATCCATCAGAACTAGGACAATCAGCGCTGCAAGAGCTAGGAAATATACTTGCCGGTTCCTATCTTTCGGCACTGGCTGACTTTACTAATTTGGCATTTTATCCATCTGTTCCGATGCTAACCGTTGATATGATTGGCGCTATTTTGCAATATGGGTTATTGGAATTGTCTCGCGTTGGTGATTATGCGATTCTTATTGATACCGCTTTGTATGATGAACGCCGTCCAGAAGATAGTGTCAATGGGCATTTCTTCTTACTTCCTGATCCAGATTCGTTCGCTTCTATTTTTCGCGCGTTAGGTGTGGATCTTCTGTGAACGAAACCATTCATGTAGTAAAAGTTGGCATTGCCGATATGAAGGTGGTTCATGCGCCAAATTTAATTCGAACATCTGGATTAGGATCATGTGTCGGCGTCGTCATTTTTGACCAATGGAAGGAAGTGGCGGGACTTGCGCATGTGATGCTTCCTGATTCTTCGCTTTCGAGATCGGAAACAATGAACGTAGCGAAATATGCAGATACAGCGATCGAAGCGTTAATAGAACTCGTTGTTCAGGCGGGAGGAAGAAAAGGGATGCTAAAAGCAAAAATGGCCGGTGGAGCGCAAATGTTTTCTTTTCCTTCCAAAAGTACGGATATGATGCGAATTGGAGCAAGGAATGTCGAAGCAGTTAGGCTGCAGTTGAACCGGTTTCATATTCCGATCGTTGCCGAAGATGTTGGCGGCAACAGCGGACGAACGATCGAATTTAATCCGAAAACGGCCATTTTATCGATTCGTACAGTGAATCAAGGGATGAAAGAAATATGAGAGAAATAACAGCGGCATTTTGAAAAAGATGAGGTGGAATCACATGGCGAACGTTTTAACGAGCGAAGAACGCAAATATTGGGATCGTTGGATATATCATCGTGACCCGCAAGCCGGAGATAAGCTCGTGCAAACATATATGCCGCTTGTTCATTATCATGTTCAACGAATAGCCGCGTCGTTGCCAAAAACTATAAGTAAACAAGAATTAATAAGTCTTGGATTAATGGGGCTTTACGACGCGCTCGAAAAGTTTGATCCCTCCCGTGATTTAAAATTTGATACGTACGCCTCATTTCGGATTCGCGGCGCCATTTTCGATGGGCTGCGCAAAGAAGATTGGCTTCCGCGCAGCGTAAGGGAAAAGGCGAAAAAAATTGAGGAAACGATCGAAAAGCTGGAGCAGCGGTATATGCGGTCTGTTACAGCAAAAGAAGTTGCCGATGAACTAGGGATCACAGAAGAGGAAGTATATATGGCAGTAAATGAGAACTTTTTTGCCAACGTCTTATCTTTTCAACATGTTATTACGGAAAACAAGGAAGAAGAAAACGCGCTTCTAGCCATTCGTGATGAAAAAACACCTTCTCCGGAGGAAGAAGTTTTAAAGCAGGAATTGTATGAGAAATTGGCAGAAGTAATCCAGCAGCTAAGTGAAAAAGAGCAGCTTGTTATTAGTTTGTTTTATAAAGAAGAACTTACTTTTACCGAAATTGGAGAAATTTTAGGACTTTCCACATCAAGAATTTCCCAGCTTCATTCAAAAGCCATTTTTAAGCTGCGCAAAATTCTAGAACAAGCGCTTTAGCTTAAAAGGAAGTGGGGACATATGGATATCAAATTAATCGAATTACAAATAGCGTTCCCAAAAACGTACGATGCTGGAAAAATTCAAAATGCTTTGCATCATCACGCACAGCTTATGCAATCGCAGCTTGCTGAAGCGACAAAAAAACAAGAGGAGCGAGCGCGGAGGCAAGTGACAGAAAAGCGAACAAGCGCCAATATTTGCCGGGAACAAAACAATAAAAATATCCATCCATATAAAGGAAAAATCATTGATATGATAGGATAGAGGGATGCGATGATTGCATTTTTACTTGTTGTCAGTTTTATTCTTCATGCGCTTTCATTGTTTGTTATTATTTTGCTTTATTTACAATTATCGAAAGTGAAAGAAACAGAAAAACGTCAGCAACAAATGGCTGAGGAGATGGAACAAACGTTTTCTGCATATTTATTAGAGTGGAAGGAAGAAAACGAGCGTTTTCTAAAAGAGCTGACCGACATGCTGACCAATCGCACTAAGGCTGATAGAAAGCAATCTTCTTCCAAAGCCGATGCAACATCGACAAAAGAAGAAGCGCTGCCTAACTATTTTCCAAACGTTGACGATGTGAAAGACATCGTTGATATACGTCATCAAGCTATGCCTTCGCTTGTCGAAGAGGCATGGCAGCTTTTCGAACAAGGAAAAACGATTGAAGAAATCGCTAAAATTCTAAAAAAAGGAAAAACGGAAATCGAGTTATTATTAAAATTTCGCCAAAAGTAGGCTAACAATTGCTTGATTGTCACATGCAGTTATGATATATTTTTACATGGTGTGAATACACACGCCCATCGATTTAAGCAACGGTGCTGACGCTGTCAGTCTTGCTTAAAAATGACGTGGGCGGAGGAATAAAAACCAAGCAAATAGGAGGATCTTGCAATGTCAGTTATTTCTATGAAACAATTGCTTGAAGCTGGTGTTCATTTCGGACATCAAACTCGCCGTTGGAATCCAAAAATGAAAAAATATATTTTCACAGAACGCAACGGCATTTATATTATCGACTTACAAAAAACCGTCAAAAAAGTGGAAGAAGCATATAATTTCGTAAAAGAATTAGCAGCAAACGGCGGTAAAATTTTGTTTGTCGGTACGAAAAAACAAGCGCAAGAGTCTGTGAAAGAAGAAGCAGAACGTTGCGGCATGTTCTATGTGAATCAACGTTGGTTAGGTGGTACATTAACAAACTTTGCAACGATTCAAAAACGTATTAAACGTTTAAAAGAAATTGAAAAAATGGCGGAAGACGGCATCTTTGACGTACTTCCGAAAAAAGAAGTCATTCGTTTAAAGAAAGAACAAGAACGTTTAGAGAAATTTTTAGGCGGCATTAAAGAAATGAAAGAATTGCCGGACGCATTGTTCGTAATCGATCCGCGCAAAGAGCGCATTGCTGTTGCAGAAGCGCGCAAATTAAACATTCCGATTATCGGAATTGTAGATACAAACTGCGATCCGGATGAAATTGACTATGTCATTCCAGCAAACGACGATGCAATTCGTGCCGTAAAACTTCTTACTTCCAAAATTGCGGACGCAGTGTTAGAAGCAAAACAAGGCGAAGAAGCAGTCGTTGCTGCTGAGTAATGTGTTTTGGGAAAGGTGATAAGAGGGGAAAAGCCTTTTATCACCTTTTTTTGAGACAGAAAATGGCCGTAGTTGGCTATACTAATTACGGGAGAGAGCAAAATTAGCTTCCGCCGATTTTGCTTGAACGATACATATATGCGAGTTTAAAGGAGGATTTTTATTTATGGCGATTACAGCACAAATGGTAAAAGAATTGCGTGAAAAAACGGGCGCGGGGATGATGGATTGCAAAAAAGCGCTCACAGAAACAAACGGTGATATGGAAAAAGCGATCGATTGGCTTCGCGAGAAAGGGATCGCCAAAGCGGCGAAAAAAGCGGATCGTATTGCTGCGGAAGGAATGACGCTGGTCGAAATCGACGGCAACACGGCTGTTATTTTAGAAGTGAACTCTGAAACGGACTTTGTTGCGAAAAACGAAGCGTTCCAAACGTTAGTAAAAGAACTTGCTGCACACTTGTTAAAACATAAACCAGCTACGCTTGAAGAAGCGCTTGGGCAAACAATGGATAACGGGACAACAGTTCAAGAACATATTAATGCTGCAATTGCAAAAATTGGTGAAAAAATCACGTTGCGTCGTTTTGAAATTGTGGAAAAAGGAGAAAATGATGTTTTCGGTGCGTATTTGCACATGGGAGGCCGCATCGGCGTATTAACATTATTAGCAGGTTCGGCAAACCAAGAAGTAGCGAAAGATGTGGCAATGCATATCGCCGCATTGCATCCGAAATACGTTTCCCGCGACCAAGTGCCGCAAGAAGAAATTAATCGCGAACGCGAAGTATTGAAACAGCAAGCATTAAATGAAGGAAAACCGGAACATATCGTTGAAAAAATGGTAGAAGGCCGTTTAAACAAATTTTATGAAGATATTTGCTTGCTAGAACAAGCATTTGTGAAAAACCCAGATGTAAAAGTCCGTCAATATGTTGAATCTAACGGCGCGACAGTGAAAACATTTATCCGTTATGAAGTTGGCGAAGGTATGGAAAAACGCCAAGATAACTTTGCTGAAGAAGTAATGAATCAAATGAGAAAGCAATGAATGAAGTCCATAGGGAACACACGCCGTGTTCCCTATTTTTAAAAATAGAACGTTACAACGCTTAGCTTGACAGGAAGCAATGTGGCATTTTCTTTGCGATGTTTCCTTGGAAATAAACGTTTTTTCGCTTTTAATTAGCTGCATGGAGGTTTGACATGGAAAAGCCAAAGTATAAGCGAGTTGTATTAAAATTAAGCGGTGAAGCGTTAGCTGGTGAACAAGGATTTGGTATTAATCCTTCGATCATTCAATCCATTGCAAAACAAGTAAAAGAAGTCGCCGAACTCGGTGTTGAGATTGCGATCGTCGTCGGCGGCGGCAATATATGGCGCGGAAAAACGGGAAGCGAGATGGGAATGGATCGCGCCACAGCGGACTATATGGGAATGCTTGCAACAGTGATGAATTCGCTTGCTCTCCAAGATAGCCTTGAAAATCTCGGTGTTGAAACGAGAGTGCAAACATCGATTGAGATGCGGCAAGTGGCTGAACCTTACATACGAAGAAGAGCGATCCGTCATTTGGAGAAAAAACGTGTCGTTATTTTTGCGGCAGGAACAGGAAATCCATATTTTTCAACCGATACGACTGCCGCATTACGTGCTGCTGAAATTGAAGCAGACGTTATTTTAATGGCAAAAAATAACGTTGACGGTGTATATAGCGCTGATCCGAAAGTCGATGAAAACGCGGTAAAATATGATGAAGTATCCTATTTAGAGGTTATTAAACAAGGATTAGGCGTGATGGACTCCACTGCTTCATCGTTATGTATGGATAACGATATTCCGTTGATTGTTTTCTCCATTATGGAAGAAGGCAATATAAAACGTGCCGTTCTTGGTGAAAATATAGG
It encodes:
- a CDS encoding chemotaxis protein CheW; protein product: MVDVQESEWKVIVFQLKNEEYALPVQYVRSIEKIQHITRVPRTAHYVKGVINLRGVVTPIIDLRERFGFPSSPYSEQTRIIIVALQDIEVGLIVDAANDVLDIPASSIEPPPEAIGAVEVDYIHGVAKVGKRLLILLNLEKALET
- a CDS encoding chemotaxis protein CheC, coding for MEHINKLSGTHIDILKEIGNIGAGNAATALSKLLNKKIEMAVPYVQIATFDEVMELIGGAEQVVACVYLRIEGDAPGNMFFVLSLAQAERFIRQMTGDETFTFDSHPSELGQSALQELGNILAGSYLSALADFTNLAFYPSVPMLTVDMIGAILQYGLLELSRVGDYAILIDTALYDERRPEDSVNGHFFLLPDPDSFASIFRALGVDLL
- a CDS encoding chemotaxis protein CheD, with protein sequence MKVVHAPNLIRTSGLGSCVGVVIFDQWKEVAGLAHVMLPDSSLSRSETMNVAKYADTAIEALIELVVQAGGRKGMLKAKMAGGAQMFSFPSKSTDMMRIGARNVEAVRLQLNRFHIPIVAEDVGGNSGRTIEFNPKTAILSIRTVNQGMKEI
- a CDS encoding FliA/WhiG family RNA polymerase sigma factor, encoding MANVLTSEERKYWDRWIYHRDPQAGDKLVQTYMPLVHYHVQRIAASLPKTISKQELISLGLMGLYDALEKFDPSRDLKFDTYASFRIRGAIFDGLRKEDWLPRSVREKAKKIEETIEKLEQRYMRSVTAKEVADELGITEEEVYMAVNENFFANVLSFQHVITENKEEENALLAIRDEKTPSPEEEVLKQELYEKLAEVIQQLSEKEQLVISLFYKEELTFTEIGEILGLSTSRISQLHSKAIFKLRKILEQAL
- the rpsB gene encoding 30S ribosomal protein S2, which translates into the protein MSVISMKQLLEAGVHFGHQTRRWNPKMKKYIFTERNGIYIIDLQKTVKKVEEAYNFVKELAANGGKILFVGTKKQAQESVKEEAERCGMFYVNQRWLGGTLTNFATIQKRIKRLKEIEKMAEDGIFDVLPKKEVIRLKKEQERLEKFLGGIKEMKELPDALFVIDPRKERIAVAEARKLNIPIIGIVDTNCDPDEIDYVIPANDDAIRAVKLLTSKIADAVLEAKQGEEAVVAAE
- the tsf gene encoding translation elongation factor Ts, translated to MAITAQMVKELREKTGAGMMDCKKALTETNGDMEKAIDWLREKGIAKAAKKADRIAAEGMTLVEIDGNTAVILEVNSETDFVAKNEAFQTLVKELAAHLLKHKPATLEEALGQTMDNGTTVQEHINAAIAKIGEKITLRRFEIVEKGENDVFGAYLHMGGRIGVLTLLAGSANQEVAKDVAMHIAALHPKYVSRDQVPQEEINREREVLKQQALNEGKPEHIVEKMVEGRLNKFYEDICLLEQAFVKNPDVKVRQYVESNGATVKTFIRYEVGEGMEKRQDNFAEEVMNQMRKQ
- the pyrH gene encoding UMP kinase; translation: MEKPKYKRVVLKLSGEALAGEQGFGINPSIIQSIAKQVKEVAELGVEIAIVVGGGNIWRGKTGSEMGMDRATADYMGMLATVMNSLALQDSLENLGVETRVQTSIEMRQVAEPYIRRRAIRHLEKKRVVIFAAGTGNPYFSTDTTAALRAAEIEADVILMAKNNVDGVYSADPKVDENAVKYDEVSYLEVIKQGLGVMDSTASSLCMDNDIPLIVFSIMEEGNIKRAVLGENIGTIVRGK